A DNA window from Rhipicephalus sanguineus isolate Rsan-2018 chromosome 8, BIME_Rsan_1.4, whole genome shotgun sequence contains the following coding sequences:
- the LOC119402430 gene encoding uncharacterized protein LOC119402430 yields the protein MEPAVATAPEEDVLRRHLRDLKKCGNTWTGYADCREAYEELLRDLAAVNVCFQTEHSGKPKGEACRLVSSYLPAKKGEATRDKEEGVYCSDACETSGLVSGIQDQHPTTMYQMAA from the exons atggagcctgcagtggcgacagcacctgaagaagaTGTATTAAGGAGGCACCTGCGGGACTTGAAGAAGTGTGGAAACACGTGGACCGGCTATGCTGACTGCAGAGAGGCATACGAAGAGCTTTTAAGGGACCTCGCCGCTGTCAATGTGTGCTTCCAGACTGAGCACTCCGGGAAGCCAAAAG GAGAAGCATGCCGACTGGTCAGCAGCTACCTTCCAGCGAAAAAAGGTGAAGCTACAAGGGACAAAGAAGAAGGGGTGTACTGCAGCGATGCATGTGAAACAAGTGGACTTGTATCCGGAATTCAGg ATCAACATCCCACAACCATGTACCAAATGGCAGCATGA